The Bacillus sp. Marseille-Q1617 genome has a segment encoding these proteins:
- a CDS encoding GNAT family N-acetyltransferase, producing MNIINTNHLAKCKLNDFFTTHWGSPQMVISSGVFDCSTLDGFAVLNEEEQIVGLITYIIKNKDCEIISLDSLEEGRGIGSTLLKEVEHAATDNGCNRVKLITTNDNLLALKFYQKRSFELVKIHRNAVERAREIKPEIPLIGNDGIPLRDEIELEKILRH from the coding sequence ATGAACATTATCAATACAAACCATTTAGCTAAATGTAAACTGAATGACTTCTTTACCACCCACTGGGGAAGCCCGCAGATGGTGATTTCGAGCGGGGTGTTCGATTGCTCGACGTTGGATGGTTTTGCGGTACTAAATGAGGAAGAGCAAATCGTTGGATTAATCACCTACATCATAAAAAACAAGGATTGTGAGATCATTTCATTAGATAGTTTAGAAGAAGGCAGAGGCATCGGCTCCACCCTGCTCAAGGAAGTGGAACATGCAGCCACAGACAATGGATGCAATCGAGTAAAACTGATCACCACAAATGATAATCTACTGGCATTGAAATTCTATCAAAAGAGAAGCTTTGAATTGGTGAAGATTCATAGAAACGCTGTGGAAAGGGCCAGGGAGATCAAACCGGAAATCCCGTTGATCGGAAATGATGGGATACCATTAAGGGACGAAATTGAACTTGAGAAAATATTGAGGCATTAG